From Chengkuizengella sediminis, one genomic window encodes:
- a CDS encoding fibronectin type III domain-containing protein, whose product MKKTFSLILAFSLIISLVVPFSASYAFNGEVQVGTGSYTTILPAEADKPPTWIIDPNALAYPEPQSFISSNVSGPDAPTWKPTPTSDWWTNMNWDTFSEPQYPHPLAVYPKTQGLQIYYPGNSKVVSAPGPSATNTVIYPEQGAITAELPKDTSNDLVLGHSNVGGFAEARTGGFSDWFVTADFYNGSTGMSISYGHGSPFVYAIYEGGNPSLTFDRAPEIFVGNENDAMIGVSVNGSYYALFGPTDSTWSGLGTTTLVNQLPTGKNYFSMALLPDVSTDDEAITAFNQIKTYAYSFVTDTTVNWSFDEVNSKVFTEYQFTISPKEAGVPTETLMALYATQWRGLDANYTGYTYDSMQGELKTLIGNSFTIEDTYTGVLPNVPYLGDLSTENITQLKFYLEEEINRHFPNPNDLNSNPGDVDTYFTGKEMARLTTLFGLAEDLANRVSDPADKSDFENLASIALEKAKFMVTDWLTASDENGDQDNQEFFYYNDNWGAMIGYREGFWSAPNMTDHHFHYGYFIKAAAEIARADEQFLADYGGMVDLLIRHIASPDRDDPMFPFLRNYDPYAGHSWADGKSGFGAGNNQESVSEAINAWTGIVLWGELLSTLPGKEAEGKEIRDLGIYLYTSEVDASNEYYFDLNQDIYPEEWEQVAHTIVWGGKVDNATFWTKNPAQRHAILWLPFHGGSLYLGQDTDYVLESYNSLQAELPLFEEWGLAEDAGNPDYAYEAEAYWDDLQWMYLALADPAQALQLMNNAIASSPNGLFRVEEGNSAAFTYSWIHSLNNVGAVDATVQADYPFYTVFKNDIGEKTYVVYNMTNETKVVNFSDGQQITVAPKSFNSDQGVYIPDTNPPSIPVGLQVNRVASNYVTIEWEPSTDDRGVVEYDIFVNGSYAVSSTETKVKVEGLEPTTTYNFTVKAKDIDTISGESLPLQVTTTIVDSQAPDTPTGIFSVDETHRSIHLNWNVSTDNILTVEYDVFRDGIKVNTTEEINFEDTGLEPLTFYSYEIVARDADGNESARSEIFQVRSGFEPGPGYTQEIIETTPTTATVIVEPSSGFDEVILLVGINGAGEAGFSLVENAAGNFETTINVPENANLTYRYNTIVNGVATLSKFFNYTMGQLPGGIVEDTIAPTAPSNLTAVNVSGTTVDLGWTAATDNVGVVGYDVYQDGISISTTTGTSSQITGLTPETMYTFTVTAKDGAGNESVTSNEITVTTGSIPVDVESPTSPSNLTSTAKGETTVDLGWTAATDNVGVVGYDVYQDGVFVAHTTTTAFQVTGLTENTTYSFEVIAKDAAGNSSVASNSLSVTTDAAPPSGGNVIVGPDFTVEIVDSGSSVTLKFTPDGIATFADLHYKVNNGVQQNVGSVEQNGVWEYTIQGLNTGDIVEFQYTYFITFGQDSEWFQYEVGSGGTTDPEPPVEPEIDTEAPTAPTNLNFTAKDETTVDLAWTAATDNVGVIGYDVYKDGVFEGNTAGTFYNVTGLTENTTYTFTVVAKDAAGNESAASNGLQVTTDAAPVIPTDPTAQHGVTYLNTTEAIIWFTPDENATYEYIILHYKINDGPQENPMLIYNDATARYEFTVTNGQVIQNLQYGFTYKKAGEFQQDIPMVNSTP is encoded by the coding sequence ATGAAGAAAACGTTTTCATTAATTTTGGCATTTTCATTGATAATAAGTTTGGTTGTACCATTTTCAGCATCCTATGCTTTTAACGGAGAGGTTCAAGTTGGCACAGGGAGTTATACTACGATTTTACCTGCAGAGGCAGATAAACCACCTACATGGATTATTGATCCTAATGCTCTAGCATATCCTGAACCACAATCTTTTATTTCATCTAATGTTTCGGGACCTGATGCACCAACATGGAAACCAACACCTACAAGTGATTGGTGGACAAATATGAACTGGGATACGTTTAGCGAACCCCAGTATCCTCATCCACTAGCGGTATATCCTAAAACACAGGGTTTACAAATCTATTATCCGGGTAATTCTAAAGTAGTGAGTGCACCTGGACCTAGCGCAACAAACACTGTCATTTATCCAGAGCAAGGAGCTATAACTGCCGAGTTACCTAAAGATACTAGTAATGATTTAGTATTAGGACATTCAAATGTTGGAGGATTTGCAGAAGCAAGAACTGGTGGATTTAGTGACTGGTTTGTCACAGCTGATTTCTATAATGGATCAACAGGAATGAGCATAAGTTATGGTCATGGTTCTCCTTTTGTATATGCGATTTATGAAGGTGGGAATCCTTCTTTAACTTTTGATAGAGCACCTGAGATATTTGTAGGAAACGAAAATGATGCAATGATCGGTGTTTCAGTGAATGGAAGTTATTATGCATTATTTGGACCAACAGATTCCACATGGTCAGGGTTAGGTACTACAACGTTAGTAAACCAATTACCTACAGGGAAAAATTATTTTTCTATGGCTTTATTACCTGATGTGAGTACTGATGATGAAGCTATTACAGCTTTTAATCAAATAAAAACTTATGCGTATTCATTTGTTACGGATACAACAGTGAATTGGTCCTTTGATGAAGTAAATAGTAAGGTGTTTACAGAATATCAATTTACAATTTCACCTAAAGAAGCTGGTGTACCTACTGAAACCTTAATGGCATTATATGCTACACAATGGAGAGGTTTGGATGCTAACTACACTGGATATACGTATGATTCAATGCAAGGTGAATTAAAAACGTTGATTGGTAATTCTTTTACAATCGAAGATACGTATACAGGTGTATTACCAAACGTTCCTTATTTAGGAGATTTAAGTACAGAGAATATTACACAATTAAAATTTTATTTAGAAGAAGAAATTAATCGTCATTTCCCTAATCCGAATGATCTTAATTCAAATCCTGGAGATGTAGATACTTATTTTACAGGGAAGGAAATGGCAAGATTAACAACTTTATTTGGTCTTGCTGAAGATTTGGCAAATCGAGTAAGTGATCCGGCTGATAAAAGTGATTTTGAAAATTTAGCTTCCATTGCATTAGAAAAAGCGAAGTTTATGGTTACAGATTGGTTAACAGCATCTGATGAAAACGGAGATCAGGATAACCAGGAATTCTTTTATTACAATGATAACTGGGGAGCGATGATTGGGTACAGAGAAGGATTCTGGAGTGCTCCGAATATGACAGATCATCATTTCCATTATGGATATTTTATTAAAGCAGCGGCTGAAATTGCCAGAGCAGATGAACAGTTTTTAGCAGATTATGGTGGCATGGTTGATCTTCTAATTCGTCATATTGCTTCACCAGATCGTGATGATCCAATGTTCCCATTTTTAAGAAACTATGATCCATATGCAGGACATTCATGGGCAGATGGTAAGTCAGGGTTTGGAGCAGGTAATAACCAAGAGTCTGTTTCAGAAGCGATTAATGCATGGACTGGGATAGTATTGTGGGGAGAATTATTATCCACTTTACCTGGAAAAGAAGCAGAAGGCAAAGAAATTAGAGATTTAGGAATTTATTTGTATACTTCTGAAGTAGATGCTTCCAACGAATATTACTTTGATTTAAATCAAGACATTTATCCAGAGGAGTGGGAGCAGGTAGCTCATACCATTGTTTGGGGTGGTAAAGTAGATAATGCAACTTTCTGGACGAAAAATCCTGCGCAAAGACATGCGATTTTATGGTTGCCGTTCCATGGAGGTTCTCTATATTTAGGTCAAGATACAGATTACGTATTAGAAAGTTACAATAGCTTGCAAGCCGAGCTTCCTTTATTTGAAGAATGGGGACTAGCTGAAGATGCAGGTAATCCAGATTATGCTTATGAAGCTGAAGCTTATTGGGATGACCTACAATGGATGTATTTGGCGTTAGCAGATCCAGCTCAGGCGCTTCAACTCATGAATAATGCTATCGCGTCATCACCAAACGGTTTGTTTAGAGTAGAGGAAGGGAATTCAGCCGCCTTTACGTATAGCTGGATTCATTCTTTAAACAATGTAGGTGCAGTGGATGCCACTGTACAAGCCGATTATCCATTTTATACGGTATTTAAAAATGATATCGGAGAGAAAACCTATGTAGTTTACAATATGACAAATGAAACAAAGGTTGTAAACTTCTCAGATGGACAACAAATTACTGTAGCTCCTAAAAGCTTTAATTCTGATCAAGGTGTGTATATTCCAGATACAAATCCACCTTCTATACCAGTAGGGTTACAAGTGAACAGAGTGGCATCCAACTATGTGACAATAGAGTGGGAGCCTTCTACAGATGATCGTGGAGTGGTTGAGTACGATATCTTTGTAAATGGAAGTTATGCTGTTTCATCTACAGAAACAAAAGTGAAGGTTGAAGGTTTAGAACCTACAACAACATATAATTTCACTGTAAAAGCAAAAGATATCGATACCATTTCAGGTGAAAGCTTACCTCTACAAGTCACAACAACAATTGTAGATTCGCAAGCGCCTGATACACCAACAGGTATTTTCAGTGTTGATGAAACACATCGATCTATTCATTTAAATTGGAATGTATCCACAGATAATATTTTAACAGTGGAGTATGATGTATTCCGGGACGGAATAAAAGTGAACACAACAGAAGAAATAAACTTTGAAGATACAGGTTTAGAACCATTAACATTCTATTCATATGAAATAGTAGCACGGGATGCAGATGGCAATGAGTCAGCTAGAAGTGAAATTTTCCAAGTGCGTTCTGGTTTCGAACCAGGTCCAGGTTATACACAAGAAATTATTGAAACAACGCCAACAACAGCAACCGTTATCGTTGAACCAAGCTCAGGGTTTGATGAAGTCATTTTATTAGTAGGAATTAATGGTGCAGGTGAAGCTGGCTTTAGCTTAGTTGAAAATGCAGCAGGCAATTTTGAAACCACAATTAATGTACCTGAAAATGCAAATCTGACTTATAGATATAATACGATTGTAAATGGTGTAGCTACACTTTCTAAATTTTTTAATTATACTATGGGACAACTACCTGGAGGTATTGTAGAGGATACTATAGCTCCAACAGCACCATCGAACTTAACTGCAGTTAATGTAAGTGGTACGACTGTAGATTTAGGATGGACAGCAGCAACAGATAACGTAGGAGTAGTAGGATATGATGTTTATCAGGACGGGATCTCTATATCTACAACAACGGGTACGAGTTCACAAATCACAGGATTAACACCAGAAACAATGTATACTTTTACAGTTACAGCGAAAGATGGTGCGGGTAATGAGTCTGTAACAAGCAATGAAATAACAGTTACAACGGGATCAATACCAGTTGATGTTGAATCACCTACTTCGCCATCAAACTTAACCTCTACAGCAAAAGGTGAAACTACGGTGGATTTAGGATGGACAGCAGCAACAGATAACGTAGGAGTAGTAGGATATGATGTTTACCAGGATGGGGTTTTTGTAGCTCATACAACGACAACAGCTTTTCAGGTCACAGGTTTAACAGAAAATACAACTTATTCATTTGAAGTAATAGCAAAGGATGCAGCCGGAAATAGCTCAGTTGCTAGCAATTCTTTATCCGTTACAACGGATGCAGCACCTCCATCGGGTGGTAATGTCATTGTAGGTCCTGATTTTACAGTTGAAATTGTAGATAGCGGAAGTAGTGTGACATTAAAATTCACTCCAGATGGTATAGCTACTTTTGCAGATTTACATTATAAGGTGAACAATGGCGTACAACAAAATGTTGGAAGTGTAGAGCAGAACGGAGTTTGGGAATATACCATCCAAGGCTTGAATACAGGTGATATTGTAGAATTCCAATATACTTATTTCATCACCTTTGGCCAAGATTCAGAATGGTTTCAATATGAGGTAGGATCAGGAGGAACTACTGATCCAGAACCTCCAGTAGAACCAGAAATAGACACGGAAGCACCGACAGCACCAACAAACTTAAACTTTACAGCAAAAGATGAAACTACGGTTGACTTAGCATGGACAGCAGCAACAGATAATGTTGGAGTGATCGGTTACGACGTATATAAAGATGGAGTTTTTGAAGGAAATACAGCTGGTACGTTTTATAATGTAACAGGATTAACTGAAAATACAACATATACGTTTACTGTGGTGGCTAAAGATGCTGCAGGAAACGAATCTGCAGCAAGTAATGGTTTACAAGTGACTACAGATGCAGCACCAGTAATTCCTACAGATCCAACTGCACAACATGGTGTAACTTATTTAAATACTACAGAAGCTATCATTTGGTTTACGCCAGATGAAAATGCAACTTACGAGTATATCATTTTACATTATAAGATTAACGATGGACCACAAGAAAATCCAATGTTAATTTACAATGATGCTACAGCGAGATACGAGTTTACTGTCACAAATGGACAAGTGATTCAAAATCTACAATATGGTTTTACGTATAAAAAAGCAGGGGAATTCCAACAGGATATTCCAATGGTGAATAGCACACCATAA
- a CDS encoding glycosyl hydrolase yields MHKIKFLSLMTTLTLLITTLIPANLATADITENDVAVGAGGYSTVQKGTQLYNWVLGPRKSPPSEDYTTSNFDGKPLPTNDWLTSVLWFQYSGALYAHPLSFQATPTGFEISNPPKTVNTLLDGENELEREHRPGQIDLEIQATTFSPADAKADKLDDWSADILMASSDGSKNMKATIAHGSPYAYFTFDGAEPKVKFNLATTILHQDSSSIQISVNNNGQTNYYGLYAPVGTTWTNNGSEVIADLPEGKDFFTVAGLPDGDVSTFNFYKDRAFAFVTDTRVDWNYDEASSTLTTDYIITTTPMEGTNTETITALYPHQWRNNSLIPDSSYLSTYDTIRGTMKTITGNNFSTQYVFNGVLPWMPELTDPADIAKLEDYVTQYFDYGMGLNPPFINPGADGGNGGYDTYWMGKNLGRISNLAPITAQLDDAEKTDEFVQSMKNTLEWWFTPTKYNEAGQPVDDNYFYYDDHWKTLIGYSASYFSDTELNDHHFHWGYWIYAAAQVALQEPNAVDAWDQQDQWGGMVNELIGDIATTDRDSNKYPFLRNFDPYAGHSWANGMGFIDADDWRYGGNNHESSSEAMNAWASLILWGEATGNDEIRDAGIYMFTTEREAINNYWFDIYGDVLDPEFSNDDVVMVWGGKYNHTTWWTENPVEAHGIQILPITPASLYLGTDPNYVAQNYNNTYAEFPNYLQKKQQFGWEGIDNTDAWQDILVSYYALSNPAEALTLWKDEDTEIDPAVGVEFGESRAHTYQWIRSLDVYGLPNFDITANTPLYSVFNKDGLNTYVAYNASDSETIVTFSDCFELTVPANTMAQETAVSPGGNCSGTPPGGGEPAEPDTENPTSPTNLTASNVSDSSVDLSWTAATDNVGVSGYDVYQNGSFVNSTTSTNLAISGLEAETSYTFTVVAKDRAGNESVASSGLTVTTEAAPVNEPIAITEEDFVVEIVDQGAELTLRFTPTLSTSLVDLRYVIDGGIQQNVNTVNNGGIWEYTISTLAEGNVVEFYYTYLKNQLAEDTSWYRYEVGSGVVTSPGTPDTQAPTSPSNLTSTAKSESTVDLAWTAATDNVGVIGYDVYQDGVFVTHTTTTAYQVTGLIEDTSYTFTVFAKDEAGNESVASNSLSVTTDAAPPSGGNVIVGPDFTVEIVDIGSSVTLKFIPDSPATFADVHYKVNNGGQQNVGSVDQNGVWEYTIQGLNAGDIVDFQYTYFITFGQDSQWYQYEVGSGGTTDPEPPVEPEVDTEAPTAPTNLNFTAKGETTVDLTWTASTDNVGVIGYDVYKDGVFEGNTVDTSYNVAGLIENTNYTFTVVAKDAAGNESATSNGLQVTTDAAPVIPTDPTAPYGVTYINDTEATVWFTPDENATYEYIILHYKINNGPQENPMLIYNDATARYEFTVTNGQVIQSLQYGFTYKKVGEFQLDIPMMTSTP; encoded by the coding sequence TTGCATAAGATCAAATTTCTGTCACTGATGACAACGCTTACACTACTTATAACTACTTTAATTCCTGCTAATCTAGCTACAGCTGACATTACTGAAAATGATGTTGCTGTAGGTGCAGGCGGGTATTCTACGGTTCAAAAAGGAACACAGCTTTATAATTGGGTACTGGGACCAAGAAAGTCACCACCTTCGGAAGATTATACAACAAGCAATTTTGATGGAAAACCTTTACCAACAAACGATTGGTTAACCTCTGTATTGTGGTTTCAGTATTCAGGTGCTTTATATGCACATCCATTATCTTTTCAAGCTACACCAACTGGTTTTGAAATCAGCAATCCACCTAAAACCGTTAATACATTATTAGATGGAGAAAATGAGTTGGAACGCGAGCATCGTCCAGGTCAAATTGACTTAGAGATACAAGCCACTACATTTTCACCTGCGGATGCAAAAGCGGACAAGCTTGACGATTGGTCTGCAGACATTTTAATGGCAAGTAGTGATGGAAGTAAAAATATGAAAGCAACGATTGCACATGGTAGTCCTTACGCATACTTTACGTTTGACGGGGCAGAACCAAAGGTTAAGTTTAATCTAGCTACAACGATATTACATCAAGATAGTTCTTCTATTCAAATTTCAGTAAACAATAATGGTCAAACCAATTATTACGGTTTATATGCTCCAGTAGGTACAACTTGGACGAATAATGGAAGCGAAGTCATTGCGGATTTACCTGAAGGTAAGGACTTCTTTACTGTTGCCGGTTTACCTGATGGTGATGTGAGTACGTTTAACTTCTATAAAGACCGTGCTTTTGCTTTTGTTACAGATACTAGAGTAGATTGGAATTATGATGAAGCAAGCAGTACTTTAACTACAGATTACATTATTACTACAACACCAATGGAAGGTACAAACACTGAAACGATTACAGCACTTTATCCTCATCAGTGGAGAAACAATTCATTAATTCCTGACTCATCTTATTTATCTACTTATGATACGATTCGTGGAACAATGAAAACGATTACTGGAAATAATTTCAGTACACAGTATGTCTTTAATGGGGTTCTACCTTGGATGCCTGAACTAACAGATCCAGCAGATATTGCTAAATTAGAAGATTATGTTACACAATATTTTGATTATGGTATGGGACTTAATCCTCCGTTTATAAATCCAGGTGCGGATGGAGGAAATGGTGGATACGATACGTATTGGATGGGTAAAAACCTTGGACGAATATCTAATCTTGCTCCGATTACAGCACAATTGGATGATGCTGAAAAAACAGATGAATTCGTACAATCAATGAAAAATACACTGGAGTGGTGGTTCACACCTACCAAATATAACGAAGCAGGACAACCTGTGGACGATAACTATTTCTATTATGATGATCATTGGAAAACATTAATTGGTTATAGTGCAAGTTATTTTTCAGATACAGAACTAAATGACCATCATTTCCACTGGGGATATTGGATTTATGCGGCTGCACAAGTTGCTCTTCAAGAGCCGAATGCAGTTGATGCATGGGATCAACAAGACCAATGGGGCGGAATGGTGAATGAATTAATTGGAGATATTGCAACAACAGATCGTGATTCAAATAAATATCCGTTTTTGAGAAACTTTGATCCATATGCTGGCCATTCTTGGGCAAATGGTATGGGTTTCATTGATGCAGATGATTGGAGATATGGTGGAAACAACCATGAATCCTCATCAGAAGCAATGAATGCTTGGGCATCCTTAATTTTATGGGGTGAAGCTACAGGAAATGACGAAATTAGAGATGCTGGAATATACATGTTTACAACGGAGAGAGAAGCGATTAACAACTATTGGTTTGATATTTACGGAGATGTTTTAGATCCAGAATTTTCTAATGACGATGTTGTTATGGTATGGGGAGGAAAGTACAACCATACGACATGGTGGACTGAAAATCCGGTAGAAGCACATGGAATTCAAATATTACCGATTACACCAGCTTCACTTTATTTAGGGACAGACCCAAATTATGTTGCGCAAAACTATAACAATACGTATGCTGAATTCCCGAATTATTTGCAGAAGAAACAACAGTTCGGATGGGAAGGAATAGATAATACAGATGCATGGCAGGATATATTAGTTTCTTATTACGCACTTAGTAATCCAGCAGAGGCTTTAACATTGTGGAAGGATGAAGATACGGAGATTGATCCAGCTGTTGGTGTGGAATTTGGTGAATCTAGAGCACATACGTACCAATGGATTAGATCTTTAGACGTGTATGGATTACCAAACTTTGATATTACAGCAAATACACCACTTTACTCTGTATTTAACAAAGATGGACTTAATACGTACGTGGCTTATAATGCATCAGATTCAGAGACTATAGTTACATTCTCAGATTGCTTTGAATTAACAGTTCCAGCAAATACGATGGCACAAGAAACAGCAGTAAGTCCAGGAGGGAATTGTTCTGGAACACCTCCAGGAGGTGGAGAGCCAGCAGAACCTGATACAGAAAACCCAACATCTCCAACAAATTTAACTGCATCTAATGTAAGTGATTCATCAGTGGACCTTAGTTGGACAGCAGCAACAGACAATGTTGGAGTATCAGGGTATGATGTATATCAAAACGGAAGCTTTGTGAACAGCACAACCAGTACTAACCTTGCAATTTCAGGTTTAGAAGCGGAAACTAGCTATACATTTACGGTTGTTGCAAAAGATAGAGCAGGAAATGAATCGGTAGCAAGTAGTGGTTTAACTGTGACTACGGAAGCAGCACCAGTTAATGAACCTATTGCAATCACAGAAGAAGATTTTGTAGTAGAGATTGTAGATCAAGGGGCAGAATTGACATTAAGATTCACACCAACATTAAGTACTAGTTTAGTAGACCTACGATATGTAATAGATGGTGGTATACAACAAAATGTGAATACAGTTAACAATGGAGGTATTTGGGAATATACGATATCGACATTAGCCGAAGGTAATGTTGTAGAGTTTTATTATACGTATTTAAAAAATCAACTAGCTGAGGATACATCTTGGTATAGATATGAAGTAGGTTCTGGTGTTGTAACTAGTCCTGGTACACCAGATACTCAAGCACCAACATCACCGTCAAACTTAACTTCTACAGCAAAAAGTGAAAGTACAGTTGATTTAGCCTGGACAGCAGCAACAGATAACGTAGGTGTGATAGGGTATGATGTCTATCAAGATGGGGTTTTTGTAACTCATACAACCACAACAGCCTATCAAGTAACTGGTTTAATAGAAGATACAAGTTATACATTTACAGTATTTGCTAAAGATGAGGCAGGAAATGAATCCGTAGCTAGCAACTCTTTATCCGTTACAACGGATGCAGCCCCTCCATCGGGTGGTAATGTCATTGTAGGTCCTGATTTTACAGTTGAAATTGTAGATATCGGAAGTAGTGTGACATTAAAATTTATACCTGATAGCCCAGCAACTTTTGCAGATGTACATTATAAAGTGAACAATGGCGGACAACAAAATGTAGGTAGTGTAGACCAGAATGGAGTTTGGGAATATACCATCCAAGGTTTGAATGCTGGTGATATTGTAGATTTTCAATACACTTATTTCATCACTTTTGGTCAAGATTCGCAATGGTATCAATATGAGGTAGGGTCAGGAGGAACTACTGATCCAGAACCTCCAGTAGAACCAGAGGTAGACACGGAAGCACCGACAGCACCAACAAACCTAAACTTTACAGCAAAAGGTGAAACTACAGTTGACTTAACATGGACAGCATCAACAGATAATGTTGGAGTGATCGGTTACGACGTTTACAAAGATGGAGTTTTTGAGGGCAATACAGTAGACACATCTTATAATGTAGCAGGGTTAATTGAGAATACAAATTATACGTTTACAGTAGTGGCTAAAGATGCAGCAGGAAACGAATCCGCTACAAGTAATGGTTTACAAGTGACTACAGATGCAGCACCAGTAATTCCAACAGATCCAACCGCTCCTTATGGGGTGACTTATATTAATGATACTGAAGCTACCGTTTGGTTCACGCCAGATGAAAATGCAACATACGAGTATATCATTTTACATTATAAGATAAATAATGGACCACAAGAGAATCCAATGTTAATATACAACGATGCTACAGCAAGGTACGAATTTACAGTCACAAATGGGCAAGTAATTCAAAGCTTACAATATGGTTTCACGTATAAAAAAGTAGGGGAATTCCAATTGGATATTCCAATGATGACTAGTACGCCTTAA
- a CDS encoding alpha/beta hydrolase, which produces MSKKCMWIYGWAMSTQIWSEVIENLPDFEHHLVNFSECNEINDFYKVIENKLKASPGEWTLIGWSLGGLLALETIFDQKKREQFGIDSIIIISSTLKFVSQDRSEGWPQRIVQRMKTQLLAQPEETIKQFKKLVFQSTDLTGQKGIFIQNAETDFNLNGLEAGLDYLMTTDLTSNWNKFCEEENTIPILWIHGENDVVCPLPSSPASITNGEKIIVGEGHIPFLFDKEQFVYLIKQFLK; this is translated from the coding sequence ATGTCAAAAAAATGTATGTGGATTTATGGTTGGGCAATGTCCACGCAAATTTGGTCTGAGGTGATTGAGAACTTACCCGATTTTGAACATCATTTAGTTAATTTTAGTGAATGTAATGAAATTAACGACTTTTATAAAGTGATTGAAAACAAATTGAAGGCTTCTCCAGGTGAATGGACATTAATAGGTTGGTCATTAGGAGGCTTGCTTGCATTAGAAACGATATTTGATCAAAAGAAAAGAGAACAATTTGGCATAGATTCTATTATCATCATTTCCTCAACTTTAAAATTTGTGAGTCAGGACCGTTCAGAAGGATGGCCTCAAAGAATTGTTCAGCGCATGAAAACACAGCTGTTAGCTCAACCAGAAGAGACGATCAAACAATTTAAAAAGCTTGTATTTCAATCTACAGATCTCACAGGACAGAAAGGAATATTTATTCAAAATGCTGAAACGGATTTCAATTTGAATGGTTTGGAAGCAGGATTGGATTATTTAATGACAACTGATCTGACATCAAATTGGAACAAATTTTGCGAAGAGGAAAATACCATTCCTATTCTATGGATTCATGGGGAAAATGATGTGGTATGCCCATTACCTAGTTCCCCTGCTAGTATAACAAATGGTGAGAAAATCATAGTAGGAGAGGGACATATTCCATTTTTATTTGATAAGGAACAATTTGTTTACTTAATCAAGCAATTTTTAAAATAA
- the bioF gene encoding 8-amino-7-oxononanoate synthase, which translates to MSSHQKWKWMQEELKQLEQKSQLRSLHETIILENGWILRDGKKMLNLSSNDYLGLSERLNKTNLTGLKEEEERISSSLRFGSTASRLIVGNDPIYREFEMQFASFKGTEDCLVFSSGYMANVGAISTIAGRKDLVFSDRLNHASIVDGIILSRAEHKRYKHRDVEHLEHLLKKADPNQKKLIVTDSIFSMDGSVAPIEQLVKLKNKYGAMLMVDEAHSGGIYGMKGQGLVHDLGLTDEVDILMGTFSKAYGCYGAYIAGDSILIQYLLNKARSFIFTTALPPINIAAIQRNWSRIQSEDWRQKSLLEKSAWFKQELQSRGFNTGESESQIIPLIVGDNKKTMEFSTLLQEKGVAAVAVRPPTVPEGTARIRFTIMSSHQDQDLKKALVHIDEIGECLKVKI; encoded by the coding sequence ATGAGTTCTCATCAAAAATGGAAATGGATGCAAGAAGAATTAAAACAATTAGAACAAAAATCCCAACTCAGATCATTACATGAAACAATAATATTGGAAAATGGATGGATCTTACGAGATGGTAAAAAAATGTTGAATTTATCTTCAAACGACTATTTAGGTTTAAGTGAAAGGTTGAACAAAACCAATCTAACTGGATTAAAAGAGGAAGAAGAGCGAATCTCTTCCTCTCTTCGTTTTGGTTCAACAGCATCCAGACTGATTGTTGGCAATGATCCTATTTATAGGGAGTTTGAAATGCAGTTTGCTTCTTTTAAAGGGACAGAGGATTGTTTAGTGTTTAGTAGTGGATATATGGCAAACGTTGGAGCCATATCAACGATAGCTGGAAGAAAGGATCTTGTATTTAGTGATCGTTTGAATCATGCGAGTATTGTGGACGGGATTATATTAAGTAGAGCGGAACATAAACGTTATAAACATAGAGATGTAGAACATTTAGAACATCTGTTAAAAAAAGCAGATCCTAATCAGAAAAAACTGATCGTCACGGATTCCATTTTTAGCATGGATGGTAGTGTGGCACCTATAGAGCAGTTAGTTAAATTGAAAAATAAATACGGTGCTATGCTTATGGTGGATGAAGCGCATAGTGGTGGTATTTATGGAATGAAAGGTCAGGGATTAGTACATGACTTAGGATTAACAGATGAAGTGGATATTCTTATGGGAACTTTTAGTAAAGCATACGGTTGTTACGGGGCATATATTGCGGGGGACTCCATTCTAATACAATATTTATTGAACAAAGCAAGGAGTTTTATATTTACTACAGCCCTGCCTCCTATCAATATTGCTGCAATTCAGCGAAATTGGTCACGTATTCAGTCTGAGGATTGGAGACAGAAATCGTTATTAGAAAAATCCGCCTGGTTTAAACAAGAACTTCAATCCAGAGGTTTTAATACAGGAGAAAGTGAATCGCAAATTATTCCACTTATTGTTGGAGATAACAAAAAAACGATGGAATTTAGTACTCTTTTACAAGAAAAAGGAGTAGCTGCGGTAGCAGTAAGACCGCCGACGGTACCAGAGGGTACAGCAAGAATTCGTTTTACGATTATGAGTTCACATCAAGACCAGGATTTGAAAAAGGCACTAGTACATATAGATGAGATTGGTGAATGTTTAAAGGTCAAAATATAA